One stretch of Paraburkholderia fungorum DNA includes these proteins:
- a CDS encoding MFS transporter, which translates to MATVGGQISHVPMTHDEKRVIFASSLGTVFEWYDFYLAGSLAAFISKSFFSGVNPTAAFIFTLLSFAAGFAVRPFGAIVFGRLGDMVGRKYTFLVTIVIMGLSTFLVGFLPGYASIGIASPVIFIAMRMLQGLALGGEYGGAATYVAEHAPPGRRGFYTAWIQTTATLGLFLSLLVILGVRTAMGEDSFGAWGWRIPFIVSILLLAVSVWIRLQLHESPVFERIKAEGKTSKAPLSEAFGQWKNLKIVILALIGLTAGQAVVWYTGQFYTLFFLTQTLKVDGSSANIMIAIALLIGTPFFLFFGSLSDRIGRKPIIMAGLLIAALTYFPLFKALTHFTNPALEAATARAPIVVIADPAECSFQFNPVGTAKFTSSCDIAKGALSRAGLNYENVAAPAGTIAQIKVGDTVVNTFNGRAADAKEQGKAFDKTLAATLKGAGYPPKADPSQINWPMSVVILTILVIYVTMVYGPIAAMLVEMFPTRIRYTSMSLPYHIGNGWFGGFLPATAFAIVATKGNIYSGLWYPIVIALITFVIGMLFVKETKDSDIYAKD; encoded by the coding sequence ATGGCTACCGTTGGCGGGCAAATCTCGCACGTGCCGATGACGCACGATGAGAAGCGGGTGATCTTCGCATCGTCGCTGGGTACGGTTTTCGAGTGGTACGACTTCTATCTGGCCGGCTCGCTCGCGGCCTTCATCAGCAAGAGCTTCTTCTCGGGCGTCAATCCGACCGCCGCGTTCATCTTCACGCTCCTCAGCTTTGCCGCGGGTTTCGCGGTCCGGCCGTTCGGCGCGATCGTGTTCGGGCGACTCGGCGACATGGTCGGACGCAAATACACGTTCCTCGTGACGATCGTGATCATGGGTCTTTCGACCTTCCTGGTCGGCTTTCTGCCGGGTTATGCGTCGATCGGCATTGCATCGCCGGTGATCTTCATTGCAATGCGGATGCTGCAAGGCCTCGCGCTCGGCGGCGAGTACGGCGGTGCTGCAACCTACGTGGCCGAACACGCGCCGCCGGGACGCCGCGGCTTCTATACCGCGTGGATCCAGACGACCGCCACGCTCGGCCTGTTCCTGTCGCTGCTGGTGATTCTCGGCGTGCGCACGGCCATGGGCGAAGATTCGTTCGGCGCATGGGGATGGCGCATTCCGTTCATCGTGTCGATCCTGCTGCTGGCGGTGTCGGTGTGGATTCGTCTGCAACTGCATGAATCGCCGGTGTTCGAGCGCATCAAGGCTGAAGGCAAGACGTCGAAGGCGCCGCTGTCTGAAGCGTTCGGACAATGGAAGAACCTGAAGATCGTGATTCTTGCGCTGATCGGCCTGACCGCCGGCCAGGCCGTGGTCTGGTACACGGGTCAGTTCTACACGCTGTTCTTCCTGACGCAGACGCTGAAGGTCGACGGCAGCAGCGCCAACATCATGATCGCGATCGCGCTGCTGATCGGCACGCCGTTCTTCCTGTTCTTCGGCTCGCTGTCGGACAGGATTGGCCGTAAGCCGATCATCATGGCGGGCCTGCTGATCGCCGCGCTCACCTACTTCCCGCTGTTCAAGGCGCTCACACACTTCACCAACCCGGCGCTGGAAGCCGCAACCGCGCGCGCCCCGATCGTCGTGATCGCGGACCCGGCCGAGTGCTCGTTCCAGTTCAACCCGGTCGGCACGGCGAAGTTTACGAGTTCCTGCGATATCGCCAAGGGCGCGCTGTCCAGAGCCGGCCTGAACTACGAGAACGTCGCGGCGCCAGCCGGGACGATTGCGCAGATCAAGGTCGGCGACACGGTGGTCAACACGTTCAACGGCCGCGCCGCCGACGCGAAAGAGCAAGGCAAGGCGTTCGACAAAACCCTCGCCGCGACACTGAAGGGCGCGGGCTATCCGCCAAAGGCCGATCCATCGCAGATCAACTGGCCGATGAGCGTGGTGATCCTGACGATCCTCGTGATCTACGTGACGATGGTCTACGGGCCGATTGCGGCGATGCTGGTGGAGATGTTCCCGACGCGAATCCGCTATACGTCGATGTCGCTGCCCTATCACATCGGCAATGGCTGGTTCGGCGGCTTCCTGCCGGCCACCGCGTTCGCGATTGTGGCGACCAAAGGCAACATCTACTCGGGGCTGTGGTATCCGATCGTGATTGCGCTTATCACCTTCGTGATCGGGATGCTGTTCGTCAAGGAGACCAAGGACTCGGACATCTACGCGAAGGACTGA
- a CDS encoding MarR family winged helix-turn-helix transcriptional regulator: MKTQLEERFGFLISDVGRLTGKRFDDLAKSSVDLTRAQCRVLAYLAHYGDVNQARLADLLEVAPISAGRLVDRMVEGGWIERVANPQDRREHQVRMTPKAERTLGTARKVGDEVALEALDGFSDEEAKQLIALLQRVRGNLSRLVDR; the protein is encoded by the coding sequence ATGAAAACCCAACTCGAAGAGCGCTTCGGCTTTCTGATTTCCGACGTCGGCCGCCTGACTGGCAAGCGTTTCGACGATCTCGCGAAGTCCTCGGTCGATCTGACGCGCGCGCAGTGCCGCGTGCTGGCCTACCTCGCGCATTACGGCGACGTCAACCAGGCGCGTCTCGCTGATTTACTCGAAGTCGCGCCGATTTCGGCGGGCCGTCTGGTGGACCGGATGGTGGAGGGCGGCTGGATCGAGCGGGTGGCGAATCCGCAGGATCGCCGGGAACATCAGGTGCGGATGACGCCGAAGGCCGAGCGGACGCTCGGCACGGCGCGCAAGGTGGGCGACGAGGTTGCGCTCGAAGCGCTCGACGGTTTCAGCGATGAAGAAGCGAAGCAGCTGATCGCGCTATTGCAGCGCGTGCGCGGGAATTTGAGCCGTCTTGTCGACAGGTGA
- a CDS encoding DHA2 family efflux MFS transporter permease subunit — MSSATTPASATAPLNRPMITLSIMLATLIQTLDSTIANVALPHMQGTLSASQDEITWVLTSYIVAAAIATPLTGWLSDRLSVKRLLIVAIGGFTVSSALCGLSETLTQIVASRLLQGVFGASLVPLSQSILLDINPREKQGQAMAVWGMGVMVGPILGPTLGGWLTDSYNWRWVFFINVPIGAFALFGVATFLPSREPKHDVKFDAFGFITLGLAIGALQAMLDRGEQLDWFSSTEIVIEALLASLSFAFFLVHTATVGEKSFFKYKLLKDSNFATGTFFIFVIGAVMYATRALLPPMLQNLMNYPVATTGLVTAPSGAGTMIAMLFAGRLLKHVDARLLLLSGFVISAFALWQMMHYTIVLSASDIVWPGVIQGFGLGLVFVPLSALTFSTLTPALRADGTATYSLMRNIGSSIGISIVQTLMTRNTQISHADLAANITPFNPAVQPMLNSGSNYDLAVLNVSITQQASMIAYLNDFKLMFLATLLVIPLLLLIRPAHRAPDASVAHAAMD, encoded by the coding sequence ATGTCATCCGCCACCACGCCTGCGAGCGCAACCGCGCCCCTCAACCGGCCGATGATCACCCTCTCGATCATGCTCGCGACGCTGATCCAGACGCTCGACAGCACGATCGCCAACGTCGCGCTGCCGCACATGCAGGGCACGCTATCCGCGTCGCAGGATGAAATCACCTGGGTTCTCACGTCGTACATCGTCGCCGCAGCCATTGCCACGCCGCTCACGGGCTGGCTGTCGGACCGGCTCAGCGTCAAGCGGCTGCTGATCGTCGCGATCGGCGGCTTCACGGTGTCGTCGGCGCTGTGCGGTTTGTCGGAAACGCTGACGCAAATCGTCGCGTCGCGTTTGCTGCAAGGCGTTTTCGGGGCGTCGCTGGTGCCGCTGTCGCAGTCGATCCTGCTCGACATCAATCCGCGCGAAAAGCAGGGCCAGGCGATGGCCGTGTGGGGTATGGGCGTGATGGTCGGGCCGATTCTCGGGCCGACGCTCGGCGGCTGGCTGACCGACAGCTACAACTGGCGCTGGGTATTCTTTATCAACGTGCCGATCGGTGCGTTCGCGCTGTTCGGCGTGGCGACCTTCCTGCCGAGCCGCGAGCCGAAACACGACGTGAAGTTCGACGCGTTCGGCTTCATCACGCTCGGCCTGGCGATCGGCGCGTTGCAGGCGATGCTCGATCGCGGCGAGCAGCTCGACTGGTTCAGTTCGACCGAAATCGTCATCGAGGCGCTGCTGGCGTCGCTCAGTTTTGCGTTTTTCCTCGTGCACACGGCGACGGTCGGCGAAAAGTCGTTCTTCAAATACAAGCTGCTGAAGGACAGCAATTTCGCGACCGGCACGTTCTTCATCTTCGTGATCGGGGCGGTGATGTACGCGACGCGCGCGCTATTGCCGCCGATGCTGCAGAACCTGATGAACTATCCGGTCGCCACTACCGGCCTCGTCACCGCGCCGAGCGGGGCGGGCACGATGATCGCAATGCTGTTCGCGGGGCGCCTGCTGAAGCATGTCGACGCGCGGCTGCTGTTGCTGTCCGGCTTCGTGATTTCGGCGTTCGCGCTCTGGCAGATGATGCATTACACGATCGTGCTGTCGGCATCGGATATCGTGTGGCCCGGCGTGATTCAGGGCTTCGGGCTGGGTCTGGTATTCGTGCCGCTGAGCGCGCTCACGTTCTCGACGCTCACGCCCGCGTTGCGCGCGGACGGCACGGCGACTTATAGCCTGATGCGCAATATCGGCAGCAGTATCGGCATTTCGATTGTGCAGACGCTGATGACGCGCAACACACAGATTTCGCATGCCGACCTTGCCGCGAACATCACGCCGTTCAATCCGGCGGTCCAGCCGATGCTGAACAGCGGCTCGAATTACGACCTCGCGGTACTGAACGTGTCGATTACGCAGCAGGCGTCGATGATCGCGTATCTGAACGACTTCAAGTTGATGTTCCTGGCGACGCTTCTGGTGATTCCGCTATTGCTGCTGATCCGGCCCGCGCATAGGGCGCCGGATGCATCGGTGGCGCATGCGGCGATGGATTGA
- a CDS encoding FadR/GntR family transcriptional regulator — protein MQHDLHGRVAHLLATAILRGDYAPESILPREAELMETFGVSRTVLREALRTLTSKGLIESRPRVGTRVRPKPAWNLLDVDVLDWYSRVAEPMAFALKLQEMREMIEPYAAGLAASSYSDDTFRALESAHAAMVGARNVDEWVRADLQFHLSVLTACSNELLIPLGTLIERTLEAQLRLNAKRADVFNASLAEHTAVFEAIRTRDADAARAAMAGLLGVTRGRIEG, from the coding sequence ATTCAGCACGATCTGCATGGGCGCGTCGCCCATTTGCTGGCCACCGCGATTCTGCGCGGCGACTACGCGCCCGAGTCGATCCTGCCGCGCGAGGCGGAGTTAATGGAGACATTCGGCGTGAGTCGCACGGTGTTGCGCGAGGCGCTGCGCACGCTGACGTCGAAAGGGCTGATCGAATCGCGTCCGCGGGTGGGCACGCGCGTGCGGCCGAAGCCCGCGTGGAATCTGCTCGATGTCGACGTGCTTGACTGGTATTCGCGGGTGGCCGAGCCGATGGCGTTTGCGCTGAAGCTGCAGGAAATGCGCGAGATGATCGAGCCTTACGCAGCGGGGCTGGCTGCGTCCTCGTACTCGGACGACACGTTCCGCGCGCTGGAGTCCGCCCATGCTGCGATGGTCGGCGCGCGCAACGTCGACGAATGGGTGCGTGCCGATCTGCAATTCCATTTGAGCGTGCTCACCGCGTGCAGCAACGAGTTGCTGATTCCGTTGGGTACGCTGATCGAGCGAACGCTGGAGGCGCAACTTCGGTTGAATGCGAAGCGCGCGGATGTGTTCAATGCGTCGCTGGCTGAGCATACGGCGGTGTTCGAAGCGATTCGCACACGGGATGCGGACGCGGCGAGGGCGGCAATGGCGGGGTTGTTAGGTGTGACGCGTGGGCGGATCGAGGGGTAG
- the dgoD gene encoding galactonate dehydratase: MKITKLETFIVPPRWCFLKIETDEGIVGWGEPVVEGRAHTVAAAVEELSDYLIGKDPLLIEDHWQVMYRAGFYRGGPITMSAIAGVDQALWDIKGKHHGVPIHALLGGQVRDKIKVYSWIGGDRPSDVANNARAVVERGFKAVKMNGSEELQIIDTFDKVQGVINNVAAVREAVGPNIGIGVDFHGRVHKPMAKVLAKELDPYKLLFIEEPVLSENAEALRDIVNQTNTPIALGERLYSRWDFKHILSGGYVDIIQPDASHAGGITECRKIASMAEAYDVALALHCPLGPIALATCLQIDAVSYNAFIQEQSLGIHYNQGNDLLDYIKNPEVFKYEDGFVSIPQGPGLGIEVNEEKVREMAKVGHRWRNPVWRHEDGSVAEW, translated from the coding sequence ATGAAAATCACCAAGCTCGAAACCTTCATCGTCCCACCGCGCTGGTGCTTCCTGAAGATCGAGACTGACGAAGGTATCGTCGGCTGGGGCGAACCGGTCGTCGAAGGCCGCGCGCATACAGTCGCGGCGGCGGTCGAAGAACTGTCCGATTACCTGATCGGCAAAGACCCTCTGCTGATCGAAGACCATTGGCAGGTCATGTACCGCGCCGGCTTCTACCGTGGCGGCCCGATCACGATGAGCGCAATCGCCGGCGTCGACCAGGCACTGTGGGACATCAAGGGCAAGCACCACGGCGTGCCGATTCACGCGCTGCTGGGCGGCCAGGTGCGCGACAAAATCAAGGTGTATTCGTGGATCGGCGGTGATCGTCCGAGCGACGTCGCAAACAACGCGCGCGCCGTGGTCGAACGCGGCTTCAAGGCCGTGAAGATGAACGGCTCGGAAGAACTGCAGATCATCGACACCTTCGACAAGGTGCAGGGCGTCATCAACAACGTGGCGGCGGTGCGCGAGGCCGTGGGCCCGAACATCGGCATCGGCGTGGACTTCCACGGCCGTGTGCACAAGCCGATGGCGAAGGTGCTGGCCAAGGAACTCGACCCGTACAAGCTGCTCTTCATCGAAGAGCCGGTGCTGTCGGAAAACGCGGAAGCATTGCGTGACATCGTGAATCAGACCAACACGCCGATCGCTTTGGGCGAGCGCCTTTATTCGCGCTGGGACTTCAAGCACATCCTGTCGGGCGGTTACGTCGACATCATCCAGCCGGACGCGTCGCACGCGGGCGGCATTACCGAGTGCCGCAAGATCGCGTCGATGGCCGAAGCGTACGACGTCGCGCTCGCGCTGCACTGCCCGCTCGGGCCGATCGCGCTCGCCACCTGCCTGCAGATCGATGCGGTGAGCTACAACGCGTTCATCCAGGAACAGAGCCTGGGCATTCACTACAACCAGGGCAACGACCTGCTCGACTACATCAAGAACCCGGAAGTCTTCAAGTACGAAGACGGCTTCGTGTCGATTCCGCAAGGCCCGGGCCTTGGGATCGAGGTCAACGAAGAGAAGGTGCGCGAGATGGCCAAGGTCGGCCATCGCTGGCGCAATCCGGTGTGGCGCCATGAGGACGGCAGCGTCGCCGAATGGTAA
- a CDS encoding MFS transporter, protein METTHIQMQATGKRHRLLAMLFITVVITYLDRSNLSIAATAIAQDLQLDPAQMGLVFSAFGWSYALLQIPGGMLVDRTRPRLLLALVIGLWSLATILQGFASAFAVLLSLRVLLGALEAPAYPTLNRVVTTWFPDSERARAIASYTSGQYVGLAFLTPALVLTQQHFGWQGVFFLTGAIGVVWGLVWYALYREPSEASGINEAELDMIRAGGGLVDLSGSGASGNPRQGRTRYTAADWRAVLGNRKLWGVYIGQIAVTSTLWFFLTWFPTYLVKYRHMDFLKVGFMAAVPFLAAFVGILGSGLLSDWMIRRGVSATVARKVPIVTGLLLSTAIVGANYVETPAMVILFMAIAFFGSGFSSITWVLVSSMAKKELLGLTGGMFNLMGNLSSICVPVVIGFIVRNSDFKPALMFMSAVGVVGALSYLFLVGKIERIR, encoded by the coding sequence GTGGAGACAACCCACATCCAGATGCAGGCGACCGGCAAGCGCCATCGCCTGCTCGCCATGCTGTTCATCACCGTGGTCATCACGTATCTCGACCGCAGCAATCTGTCGATCGCCGCCACCGCCATCGCGCAAGACTTGCAACTCGACCCTGCGCAAATGGGCCTGGTGTTCTCCGCGTTCGGCTGGTCGTATGCGCTGCTGCAGATTCCCGGCGGCATGCTGGTCGACCGGACGCGTCCGCGGCTTCTGCTCGCGCTGGTCATCGGACTCTGGTCGCTCGCGACGATCCTGCAAGGCTTCGCGAGCGCGTTCGCGGTGCTGCTGTCACTGCGCGTGCTGCTCGGTGCACTCGAAGCGCCCGCCTATCCGACGCTCAACCGCGTCGTCACGACCTGGTTTCCCGATAGCGAGCGCGCCCGCGCCATTGCCAGCTATACGTCCGGCCAGTACGTCGGCCTGGCATTCCTGACGCCTGCGCTCGTGCTGACACAGCAACATTTCGGCTGGCAAGGCGTGTTCTTCCTGACGGGCGCGATCGGCGTCGTATGGGGGCTGGTCTGGTATGCGCTGTATCGCGAGCCGTCTGAAGCCAGCGGGATCAACGAGGCCGAACTCGACATGATTCGCGCGGGCGGCGGCCTGGTCGACCTGAGCGGATCGGGCGCGTCGGGCAACCCGCGTCAAGGCCGCACCCGCTACACCGCCGCCGACTGGCGTGCCGTGCTCGGCAACCGCAAGCTGTGGGGCGTGTACATCGGCCAGATCGCGGTGACGTCGACGCTCTGGTTCTTCCTGACCTGGTTCCCGACCTACCTGGTCAAGTACCGGCACATGGACTTCCTGAAGGTCGGCTTCATGGCAGCCGTGCCTTTTCTCGCCGCGTTCGTCGGCATCCTCGGTTCGGGGCTGCTGTCGGACTGGATGATCCGGCGCGGCGTGTCGGCCACGGTCGCGCGCAAGGTGCCGATCGTGACGGGGCTGCTGCTGTCCACGGCGATCGTCGGCGCGAACTATGTCGAGACGCCGGCGATGGTGATCCTGTTCATGGCGATCGCTTTCTTCGGCAGCGGCTTCTCGTCGATCACGTGGGTGCTGGTGTCGTCGATGGCGAAGAAGGAGTTGCTCGGCCTCACCGGCGGCATGTTCAACCTGATGGGCAATCTGTCGTCGATCTGCGTGCCGGTGGTGATCGGCTTCATCGTCAGGAATAGCGACTTCAAGCCCGCGCTGATGTTCATGAGCGCGGTCGGCGTGGTCGGCGCGCTGTCGTATCTGTTCCTCGTGGGCAAGATCGAGCGGATTCGCTGA
- a CDS encoding YodC family protein, with translation MRLTDFFGRRTKPVFRPGEILKLRSGGHPMTATWSGPVLFAPGNWLICQWFSDAGELQQEMFPEETLERVRRDVRAA, from the coding sequence ATGCGATTGACCGACTTTTTCGGCCGCCGGACCAAACCGGTGTTTCGGCCCGGCGAAATTCTGAAGCTCCGGTCCGGCGGGCATCCGATGACCGCGACATGGAGCGGACCGGTGCTGTTCGCACCGGGCAACTGGCTGATCTGCCAATGGTTCAGCGACGCAGGCGAACTGCAACAGGAAATGTTTCCGGAGGAGACTCTGGAACGGGTGAGACGCGACGTGCGCGCCGCCTGA
- a CDS encoding CopD family protein gives MSFDGLWIGQVAMAALMNIAFAFAVGSALLAAWLAKDAQQKVSPARLAWLRAQRSMLIATVVLVLADLGWLLYQAASMAGVALPAAFGVLPTVLTQTHVGYGWTVAFVGALMLLGTAMASHTGMLRNALLWLAVIVVAAGKASLGHAADAGIASAAIGMQTLHVLVTSVWGGLAIAAGLTVLPALGTSTARGMLIRTATQVSNVSVVAVVLVLVSGVFNALRGSGGSLEAIQFSTWGHVLTLKLALVALALVLGGLNRFSALPRLRRTASTMDAHTFVNVLYLEALAMIGVFVAAAVLSHSVPAFASLG, from the coding sequence ATGAGCTTCGACGGACTCTGGATCGGGCAGGTCGCCATGGCCGCGCTCATGAATATCGCGTTTGCGTTCGCCGTCGGTTCGGCGCTGCTGGCCGCGTGGCTCGCCAAGGACGCGCAGCAGAAGGTCTCGCCCGCGCGCCTCGCGTGGTTGCGGGCGCAACGTTCCATGCTGATCGCCACCGTCGTGCTGGTGCTCGCGGATCTCGGCTGGCTTCTGTATCAGGCGGCGTCGATGGCCGGCGTCGCGTTGCCCGCCGCTTTCGGCGTGCTGCCCACCGTGCTGACCCAAACGCACGTCGGCTATGGCTGGACCGTCGCGTTCGTCGGTGCGCTGATGTTGCTCGGCACGGCCATGGCCAGCCACACGGGCATGTTGCGCAACGCGCTGCTGTGGCTGGCGGTGATCGTGGTCGCGGCGGGCAAGGCATCGCTCGGTCACGCAGCCGATGCCGGGATCGCCTCGGCGGCGATCGGCATGCAAACGCTGCACGTGCTGGTCACGAGCGTGTGGGGCGGCCTGGCAATCGCGGCGGGGCTGACGGTGCTGCCCGCGCTCGGTACGTCGACGGCGCGCGGCATGTTGATCCGCACGGCGACGCAGGTGTCGAACGTGTCGGTGGTGGCGGTCGTGCTGGTGCTGGTGTCGGGCGTCTTCAACGCGCTGCGTGGTTCGGGTGGATCGCTCGAAGCGATCCAGTTCAGCACCTGGGGACATGTGTTGACGCTCAAGCTCGCGCTGGTCGCGCTGGCGCTTGTGCTTGGCGGTCTGAACCGTTTCTCGGCGCTGCCGCGCCTGCGCCGCACGGCATCGACGATGGACGCGCACACGTTCGTCAACGTGCTGTACCTCGAAGCACTGGCGATGATCGGCGTGTTCGTCGCGGCGGCTGTGCTGTCGCACAGCGTGCCGGCGTTTGCGTCGTTGGGGTAG
- the copC gene encoding copper homeostasis periplasmic binding protein CopC, giving the protein MKLFQFSRSALRALMLGAAALVVTSTAFAHAHLMSSEPAANAEVAAPAAVTIHFTEPLEPAFSKITLDDANGKEAVPNASEVDAKDAKVMRLALSQLTAGRYAVHWVAVATDGHRTQGDFAFNIK; this is encoded by the coding sequence ATGAAGCTATTCCAATTTTCCCGTTCGGCGCTGCGTGCGTTGATGCTCGGCGCCGCGGCGCTGGTTGTGACGTCCACGGCTTTTGCGCACGCGCATCTGATGTCGAGCGAGCCGGCTGCGAACGCCGAAGTCGCGGCCCCCGCGGCCGTCACGATTCATTTCACCGAGCCGCTCGAACCGGCTTTCAGCAAGATCACTCTCGACGATGCAAACGGCAAGGAAGCGGTGCCCAATGCATCTGAAGTCGATGCGAAGGACGCGAAGGTTATGCGCCTCGCATTGTCGCAGTTGACTGCGGGCCGCTACGCGGTGCATTGGGTTGCGGTTGCCACGGACGGCCACCGTACTCAGGGTGACTTCGCTTTCAACATCAAATGA
- a CDS encoding c-type cytochrome, whose translation MELRVSSRRLFRPLLALLLIGSAGVYSAAKAQTQPKAPDTMAARVQGCTACHGTHGQGTDNDYFPRLAGKPADYLFNQLQNFREGRRKYPPMNYLVTYLSDDYLHQIATYFSQQRPPYPPPAKPTVSSATLARGQQIVLNGDAGKQIPACAACHGKALTGMEPAIPGLVGLHADYISAQLGAWRSGSRHAIAPDCMHTIATRLTDDDVNAVASWLATQQAPQNPVPAPARSMKTPLACGSEPQ comes from the coding sequence ATGGAGTTACGCGTGTCTTCTAGACGCCTTTTCCGCCCGCTGCTGGCCCTGTTGCTGATCGGCTCTGCGGGTGTCTATAGCGCTGCAAAAGCGCAGACTCAACCGAAGGCCCCTGACACGATGGCAGCGCGCGTGCAAGGGTGTACGGCCTGCCACGGCACTCACGGTCAAGGCACCGACAACGACTACTTCCCACGCCTCGCGGGCAAGCCGGCCGACTATCTGTTCAACCAGTTGCAGAACTTCCGCGAAGGGCGTCGCAAGTACCCGCCCATGAATTACCTCGTCACGTACCTTTCGGACGACTATCTTCATCAGATCGCCACTTACTTCTCGCAACAGCGTCCGCCCTACCCGCCGCCGGCCAAACCGACGGTGTCGTCGGCCACGCTGGCGCGCGGCCAGCAGATCGTGCTGAACGGCGACGCAGGAAAACAGATTCCGGCCTGCGCGGCTTGCCACGGCAAGGCGCTCACGGGTATGGAGCCGGCTATCCCGGGTCTGGTTGGCCTGCACGCCGACTACATCAGCGCGCAGCTCGGCGCGTGGCGCTCGGGCTCGCGACATGCCATCGCGCCTGATTGCATGCACACCATCGCCACCCGCCTCACCGACGACGACGTGAACGCCGTCGCTTCGTGGCTTGCCACGCAGCAGGCTCCACAGAACCCCGTGCCGGCTCCGGCTCGCTCGATGAAGACTCCGCTTGCCTGCGGCAGCGAACCTCAATAA
- a CDS encoding c-type cytochrome → MKRKSLFALSAVVVVAAAALVPVLWSGGDHMHSGEAMAAAPADQADLIKKGEYLARAGDCIACHTVRGGKQFAGGLPMATPFGTMFTPNITPDDQYGIGKWTQDDFYRAMHTGRSKDGSLLYPGFPFTSYTKVTRADADAIYAYLRSVTPVNVPSRPHELKFPFNQRNMLIGWRTLFFREGEFKPDPTKSVEWNRGAYLIEGLGHCGMCHTSINAMGGPVSSAAFAGGLIPLQNWYAPSLTSNREAGLGDWELQDIADLLKTGVSNRGAVFGPMAEVVHNSLQYMTDEDIKAMATYLKTIPQKSEAPEPLQLETSEKFGGELLKQGQKIYADNCAKCHAENGLGQPPAFPPLANNQSIQMPSAVNPIRMVLNGGYPPSTEANPHPYGMPPFAQALSNTEVAAVVTYIRMSWGNHGTPVSPQQVSDLRSAPLD, encoded by the coding sequence ATGAAACGCAAGTCTTTGTTCGCCCTCTCGGCAGTCGTGGTAGTCGCGGCCGCCGCACTCGTTCCCGTCCTGTGGTCGGGCGGCGACCACATGCACAGCGGCGAGGCCATGGCAGCAGCGCCCGCCGACCAGGCCGACCTGATCAAGAAGGGCGAGTACCTCGCGCGCGCCGGCGACTGTATCGCCTGCCACACGGTTCGCGGCGGCAAGCAGTTTGCCGGCGGTCTGCCCATGGCTACACCGTTCGGCACGATGTTCACGCCGAACATCACACCCGACGACCAGTACGGCATCGGCAAGTGGACCCAGGACGACTTCTACCGCGCGATGCACACCGGCCGCTCGAAAGACGGCAGCCTGCTGTATCCGGGCTTCCCGTTCACGAGCTACACGAAGGTCACGCGCGCCGACGCGGACGCGATCTACGCGTACCTGCGCTCGGTCACGCCGGTCAACGTGCCGAGCCGTCCGCATGAACTCAAATTCCCGTTCAACCAGCGCAACATGCTGATCGGCTGGCGCACGCTGTTCTTCCGTGAAGGCGAATTCAAGCCGGACCCGACCAAGTCGGTCGAGTGGAACCGTGGCGCGTACCTGATCGAAGGCTTGGGCCATTGCGGCATGTGCCACACGTCGATCAACGCAATGGGTGGTCCGGTCAGTTCGGCGGCGTTCGCCGGCGGCCTGATCCCGCTGCAGAACTGGTACGCACCGTCGCTTACGTCGAACCGTGAAGCTGGTCTAGGCGACTGGGAACTCCAGGACATCGCCGACCTGCTGAAGACCGGCGTGTCGAACCGCGGCGCAGTGTTTGGTCCGATGGCTGAAGTGGTTCACAACAGCCTGCAATACATGACGGACGAAGACATCAAGGCGATGGCGACGTATCTGAAGACGATTCCGCAGAAGAGCGAGGCGCCGGAGCCGCTGCAGCTCGAAACGTCGGAAAAGTTCGGCGGCGAACTGTTGAAGCAAGGTCAGAAGATCTACGCTGACAACTGCGCGAAATGCCACGCGGAAAACGGCCTCGGCCAACCGCCGGCGTTCCCGCCGCTCGCGAACAACCAGTCGATCCAGATGCCGTCGGCGGTCAACCCGATCCGCATGGTGCTGAACGGCGGTTATCCGCCGAGCACGGAAGCCAACCCGCATCCGTACGGCATGCCGCCGTTCGCGCAAGCGTTGTCGAACACGGAAGTGGCGGCGGTTGTGACGTACATCCGTATGTCGTGGGGCAACCACGGTACGCCTGTTTCGCCGCAGCAAGTGTCCGATCTGCGTTCGGCGCCGCTCGACTAA